In Desulfovibrio sp. 86, the following proteins share a genomic window:
- a CDS encoding LysR family transcriptional regulator — protein MNIENLKAFHKVAERGNFTQVARELFLTQPAVSMQIQNLEQSLGVVLFKRTCRNVRLTSEGHVLYKYTQQIFGVLDELKNAFQELGELQSGELTIGATAIMGAYWLPFFINSFHHRYPRIKIRMVICNSHKLAGKLQSGELEIGFGGSSSGHPNLVQHFLHREPLILVAGKNLAPIGSHKVLQAEDIVGETIIMREQGARMTEKVTKWLKKRAPRAKPPTVVTVDNMEVTKQMVINGVGITALPRHAATRELESGALVPLPVKDFSMHTNYFLVALPGAAFSRTTKAFLATLFEHGVPISEEMLQ, from the coding sequence ATGAACATTGAAAATCTCAAGGCATTTCACAAGGTAGCAGAAAGAGGCAATTTCACGCAGGTGGCACGGGAGCTGTTTCTTACGCAACCGGCAGTGAGCATGCAGATACAGAACCTGGAGCAGAGCCTCGGGGTGGTGCTGTTCAAAAGAACCTGCCGTAACGTCAGGCTTACCAGCGAGGGGCACGTTCTCTATAAATACACCCAGCAAATATTTGGCGTGCTTGACGAACTGAAAAACGCCTTTCAGGAGCTTGGCGAACTGCAAAGTGGAGAACTGACCATAGGCGCAACAGCCATTATGGGAGCATACTGGCTGCCTTTTTTCATCAACAGTTTTCACCATCGATATCCCCGCATCAAGATCCGCATGGTCATCTGCAATTCGCACAAACTCGCGGGCAAACTGCAAAGCGGCGAACTGGAGATTGGTTTCGGAGGTTCGTCCTCCGGGCATCCTAACCTGGTGCAGCATTTCTTGCATCGTGAACCCCTTATCCTGGTGGCTGGCAAGAACCTCGCCCCCATCGGCTCGCACAAGGTTCTTCAGGCCGAGGATATCGTGGGTGAAACGATCATCATGCGGGAACAGGGCGCCCGTATGACGGAAAAAGTTACCAAGTGGCTGAAAAAGCGCGCACCTCGCGCCAAACCACCCACTGTGGTGACTGTGGACAATATGGAAGTTACCAAGCAAATGGTCATCAACGGCGTGGGCATCACGGCCTTGCCCCGACATGCCGCCACCAGGGAACTGGAGAGCGGCGCTCTCGTCCCCCTGCCAGTCAAAGATTTTTCAATGCACACCAACTATTTTCTGGTGGCGCTCCCCGGCGCCGCCTTCAGCCGGACCACCAAGGCTTTTCTGGCCACCCTCTTTGAACATGGCGTTCCCATTTCGGAAGAAATGCTGCAGTGA
- a CDS encoding outer membrane homotrimeric porin, whose translation MRTCLAFLLAAGLALAPLQALAMEFKIKGQWIVNFDYGSYGKFSNSGRPTNKTPNPPAYTGYNGGATNTADNFGTNQRVRLQLQAIASEYLSGTVWFEMGDQQWGNAMDRPGGTKFYGGSLGSDGNAVELKNAYLDWVVPSTRLKLRMGIQEITLPNFVAKTSNIFQDDVAGIVASYKINDNADVTGFWFRFYNDNYPGSLAGQPNTPANYMDNMDAAGLLVPLSFDGLKITPWAMYAAIGPNVMNPRINKSYSSWNSVPSNTSDQMGNGISSIYTGMLPAVWATKKGQSMRLTEYGNAFWGAVTGEYTGSSPFRLAWDFTYGSVTYEHAQLNRSGWEAFGLGEYKLDWAIPGVYAWYSSGDTGDIKNGSQRMPTLRSTTGNELSKYASNGNVISRKNAVTAVWTGTWGFGARLKDISFFENLKHTLRVNHFMGTNDPVMAKYFLGKKNANGDYTTTRVGTDFNAGVEGIYLTTRDSATEFSLVNEWQIYKNLRMNLEGHYVMLNLDTSRSVWGRGPVASGGWVGNPNLRDAWQCNLAFYYSF comes from the coding sequence ATGAGAACGTGTCTCGCTTTTCTTTTGGCTGCGGGCCTTGCCTTGGCCCCGTTGCAGGCCTTGGCTATGGAGTTCAAGATCAAGGGACAATGGATCGTAAACTTTGACTATGGCAGTTATGGCAAATTCTCCAACAGCGGGCGGCCAACCAACAAGACGCCCAACCCGCCCGCCTACACCGGCTACAATGGCGGCGCGACCAATACGGCCGACAATTTCGGCACCAACCAGCGCGTGCGGCTGCAGCTTCAGGCCATAGCATCGGAGTATCTTTCGGGAACCGTGTGGTTTGAAATGGGCGACCAGCAGTGGGGCAACGCCATGGATCGGCCCGGCGGCACCAAGTTTTATGGAGGATCGCTTGGTTCGGACGGCAACGCGGTGGAATTGAAGAATGCCTATCTCGACTGGGTGGTTCCCAGCACGCGGCTCAAACTGCGCATGGGCATTCAGGAAATTACCCTGCCCAACTTTGTGGCCAAGACATCAAACATCTTTCAGGACGATGTGGCGGGCATCGTGGCCTCATACAAAATAAACGACAATGCCGATGTCACGGGATTCTGGTTCCGTTTTTACAATGACAACTATCCCGGAAGCCTCGCCGGGCAGCCCAATACCCCCGCAAACTATATGGACAATATGGATGCGGCCGGGCTGCTGGTGCCCCTGTCGTTTGACGGGCTCAAAATTACCCCCTGGGCCATGTACGCGGCCATTGGCCCCAATGTCATGAATCCCCGCATCAACAAGAGCTACAGCTCGTGGAACAGCGTGCCAAGCAACACGTCAGACCAGATGGGCAACGGAATCTCCAGCATATACACCGGCATGCTCCCGGCGGTCTGGGCCACAAAAAAAGGGCAGTCCATGCGCCTTACCGAGTATGGCAATGCCTTCTGGGGCGCGGTAACGGGCGAATACACGGGCAGCAGCCCCTTCCGCTTGGCCTGGGATTTCACGTACGGCAGTGTTACCTATGAGCACGCGCAGCTCAACCGCTCCGGCTGGGAAGCCTTTGGACTCGGCGAATACAAGCTGGATTGGGCCATCCCCGGCGTGTACGCCTGGTACAGCTCCGGCGACACGGGCGACATAAAGAACGGTTCGCAGCGCATGCCCACCCTGCGCTCCACCACGGGCAACGAACTTTCAAAATACGCCAGCAACGGAAACGTCATTTCCCGAAAAAACGCGGTCACGGCTGTGTGGACGGGGACCTGGGGCTTTGGCGCGCGGCTCAAGGACATATCTTTCTTTGAAAACCTCAAGCATACGTTGCGCGTCAATCACTTCATGGGCACCAATGATCCTGTGATGGCCAAATATTTTCTCGGTAAAAAGAATGCCAATGGAGACTATACCACCACGCGCGTCGGCACGGACTTCAACGCGGGCGTAGAGGGCATTTATCTGACAACCCGCGACAGCGCCACGGAATTCAGCCTTGTCAACGAGTGGCAGATATACAAAAATCTCCGTATGAACCTTGAAGGGCATTACGTCATGCTCAATCTGGATACATCGCGGAGTGTATGGGGCAGAGGGCCTGTGGCCAGCGGCGGCTGGGTGGGCAATCCCAATTTGCGGGATGCCTGGCAGTGCAACCTCGCCTTTTATTACAGCTTCTGA
- a CDS encoding CYTH domain-containing protein: MGKEIERKFLLKGDAWRDLAQGTMYRQGYLNSAKERTVRVRTVGDKAFLTIKGITVGATRAEYEYEIPFVDCNALLDNLAEKPLIEKKRYKIKQGEFVWEIDEFFGDNKGLIVAEVELTSEDQAFPKPEWVGEEVTGDPRYFNSNLIKHPFTKW; this comes from the coding sequence ATGGGCAAAGAAATTGAGCGCAAATTTTTACTCAAAGGCGACGCCTGGCGTGATCTTGCGCAGGGCACCATGTATCGGCAGGGCTACCTCAACAGCGCCAAGGAGCGCACCGTCCGGGTTCGCACTGTGGGCGACAAGGCCTTTCTGACCATCAAGGGCATAACCGTTGGCGCAACCCGCGCCGAATACGAGTATGAAATTCCCTTTGTCGACTGCAACGCGCTGCTGGACAACCTGGCCGAAAAACCCCTGATCGAGAAAAAACGCTACAAGATCAAACAGGGCGAATTTGTTTGGGAAATTGACGAATTCTTCGGCGACAACAAGGGTCTCATTGTGGCTGAGGTCGAGCTGACCAGCGAAGACCAGGCTTTCCCCAAGCCCGAATGGGTGGGCGAAGAAGTGACCGGCGATCCCCGCTATTTCAATTCCAACCTCATCAAACACCCCTTCACCAAGTGGTAA
- a CDS encoding SLC13 family permease translates to MSQVFTPPNSFDPLDMRNYTLEKLPEMKGGVWADRVKFAGVPLAIFFFLYFDLHWCGTIGVFETQTKVPPAHCYSALAIFVSSLILWLAESIPNYLTSFLIIVAAVLTGVMKMRPAFAMLGEPVMILNIASFIMASALVVTGLAKRICIYMVLRMGGNLGMMLLCFIGLNLLLGAFISATSAKTALLLPLFMVISAMYGATGGEHRNNVGRNMVLQNLLANNVSASAFITGSAANLVAANLLEMAGYKVYYADWLKVMLPLCIIQCLFAWYTGTRWIFPISKQDAVPKMEGGTARLHEELAKLGKISAAEIRAGIVFLAVLTLWASDKLIGVRAEVVALAGAICVLMPSVCKLPRLGVIKWNDADIPWHMLMFSWGAYVLGGLVEKTDIVGLWIHSMLDSWNADTLPKVAVFGILALVFGLTTLISESKTARTIVMFPIIIAVAKRFGWDVIGFSLPMAFLINQVYVLYFNSKPANISYLTNQYSSWESFKFGILQMLACIVMLILWTQYVMPLMGFDSRLW, encoded by the coding sequence ATGTCACAAGTGTTTACACCCCCAAACAGTTTTGACCCGCTTGACATGCGGAACTACACGCTGGAGAAACTGCCGGAAATGAAAGGCGGCGTGTGGGCGGATCGCGTCAAGTTCGCCGGAGTGCCGCTGGCCATTTTCTTTTTTCTGTATTTTGATTTGCACTGGTGCGGCACCATCGGCGTTTTCGAAACGCAAACCAAGGTGCCTCCGGCCCACTGTTATTCAGCTCTGGCCATTTTTGTCTCATCGCTCATTCTCTGGTTGGCTGAGTCTATCCCCAATTATCTTACTTCATTTCTGATTATTGTTGCAGCTGTCCTTACGGGCGTTATGAAAATGCGCCCCGCCTTCGCCATGCTTGGCGAACCTGTCATGATCCTCAACATCGCCTCGTTCATCATGGCCAGCGCCCTGGTGGTAACGGGGCTGGCCAAGCGCATCTGCATCTATATGGTGCTGCGCATGGGCGGCAACCTTGGCATGATGCTGCTCTGTTTCATTGGTCTGAATTTGCTGCTGGGCGCCTTTATCAGCGCAACTTCGGCAAAGACGGCCCTGCTCCTGCCCCTGTTTATGGTCATATCGGCCATGTATGGCGCCACCGGCGGCGAACACCGCAATAATGTGGGCCGCAACATGGTTCTGCAAAACCTGCTTGCCAACAACGTGTCGGCGTCTGCCTTCATTACCGGTTCCGCCGCCAACCTTGTGGCTGCCAACCTGCTTGAGATGGCCGGATACAAGGTCTATTACGCCGACTGGCTCAAGGTCATGCTGCCCCTGTGCATCATCCAGTGCCTGTTTGCCTGGTACACGGGCACCCGCTGGATATTCCCCATCAGCAAACAGGACGCAGTGCCCAAGATGGAAGGCGGCACGGCGCGTTTGCACGAGGAGCTGGCCAAGCTCGGCAAGATCAGCGCGGCAGAAATACGCGCGGGCATTGTCTTTCTCGCGGTGCTGACGCTCTGGGCCTCTGACAAGCTCATCGGCGTCCGCGCGGAAGTTGTGGCGCTGGCAGGGGCCATCTGCGTACTGATGCCCAGCGTGTGCAAGCTCCCCCGGCTTGGCGTCATCAAGTGGAACGATGCCGACATTCCCTGGCACATGCTCATGTTCAGTTGGGGCGCGTATGTGCTGGGAGGATTGGTGGAAAAAACCGACATTGTGGGACTGTGGATACATTCCATGCTGGACAGCTGGAATGCGGACACGCTGCCCAAGGTCGCCGTTTTCGGTATTCTGGCCCTGGTTTTCGGCCTGACCACCCTGATCAGCGAAAGCAAGACGGCCAGAACCATCGTCATGTTCCCCATCATCATTGCCGTTGCCAAAAGGTTCGGGTGGGACGTCATAGGATTCAGCCTGCCCATGGCTTTTCTTATCAACCAGGTGTACGTTCTCTATTTCAACTCCAAGCCAGCCAACATCAGCTACCTCACAAACCAATACTCCAGCTGGGAATCTTTCAAATTCGGCATATTGCAAATGCTGGCGTGCATCGTGATGCTCATACTCTGGACGCAGTACGTCATGCCATTGATGGGCTTTGACAGCCGGCTCTGGTAG
- a CDS encoding ABC transporter ATP-binding protein, which yields MEAIDKIAQSAATHPEITVRGVSKVFSTRSGPVEALSHVDMTVENSRFVCIVGPSGCGKSTLLRMVAGLASCEQGEILFRGAPQHGPCRQIGMVFQEYSLFPWLNVVDNTGIGLEFGGMSKDKREQEARRYLAMVGLEKFALAMPHELSGGMRQRVAIARALTNNPDVLLMDEPFGAIDAFTRIILQKRLLDVWEKSRKTILFVTHSVDEAVYLADEIIVMGTNPGRIVDRFSVDMARPRQRDAPVYASLVTRILALLEQQDTGESA from the coding sequence ATGGAAGCGATTGACAAAATAGCGCAGAGCGCCGCCACGCATCCGGAAATCACCGTCAGGGGCGTCTCCAAGGTGTTCAGCACCAGAAGCGGGCCGGTGGAAGCCCTGAGCCATGTGGACATGACGGTGGAAAACTCCCGTTTTGTCTGCATCGTCGGCCCGTCGGGCTGCGGCAAGTCAACCCTGCTGCGCATGGTGGCCGGGCTGGCCTCGTGCGAGCAGGGGGAGATACTGTTTCGCGGCGCGCCGCAGCATGGCCCCTGCCGTCAGATCGGCATGGTGTTTCAGGAATATTCTCTTTTCCCCTGGCTGAACGTGGTTGACAATACGGGTATTGGGCTGGAGTTCGGCGGCATGTCCAAGGACAAAAGGGAGCAGGAGGCGCGCCGCTATCTGGCCATGGTGGGGCTTGAAAAATTCGCCCTGGCCATGCCTCATGAGCTTTCGGGCGGCATGCGGCAGCGGGTGGCCATTGCCCGCGCCCTGACCAACAATCCCGATGTTTTGCTCATGGACGAACCCTTTGGCGCCATTGACGCGTTCACGCGCATCATTCTGCAAAAGCGGCTGCTCGACGTGTGGGAAAAAAGCCGGAAGACCATTCTTTTTGTGACGCACAGCGTGGACGAGGCCGTGTACCTCGCCGACGAGATCATCGTCATGGGCACCAATCCAGGGCGTATTGTGGATCGCTTTTCCGTGGATATGGCACGCCCGCGCCAAAGGGACGCCCCTGTCTACGCCAGCCTTGTGACCCGCATCTTGGCGCTTCTGGAACAGCAGGACACAGGGGAGAGCGCCTAG
- a CDS encoding ABC transporter permease yields the protein MKSAKAFVLPLIVPLLFLLLWHVMAQVVRNDIILPDIPLVWDIMVSPHEDLISMGTLPANTLISLARVFAGYFVAVVLAIPLGIVMGYRPDVNTALSTFLGLFRSIPPLAWVPLVLAWFGMLSLADVFSVPIGPAYPYFHNIKISMIFIIFIGGFYPVLTSAIHGVGLVPQTLTDAARVLGANQVDIFRKVLLPYAAPSIINGLRIGLGVSWMCLVSAEMLPGSLSGVGYLITHAYTVGRTDVVIAGMISIGLVGAVLDRIFRLYEDRKFVWKRLTK from the coding sequence ATTGTTCCACTGCTCTTTCTGCTGTTGTGGCATGTGATGGCGCAGGTGGTGCGAAACGACATCATTCTGCCCGATATTCCGCTGGTATGGGATATCATGGTCAGCCCTCATGAAGACCTTATCTCCATGGGAACCCTGCCGGCCAATACCCTTATCAGTCTGGCGCGAGTTTTTGCGGGATATTTTGTGGCCGTGGTTCTGGCCATCCCTCTGGGCATCGTCATGGGCTACAGGCCGGACGTCAACACGGCCCTGAGCACCTTTCTCGGGCTGTTCCGCTCCATCCCGCCGCTGGCCTGGGTGCCGCTGGTGCTGGCCTGGTTCGGCATGCTGAGCCTGGCCGACGTTTTTTCCGTACCCATTGGCCCTGCCTATCCGTATTTTCACAACATAAAGATATCAATGATTTTTATCATTTTTATCGGAGGCTTTTATCCCGTGCTGACCAGCGCCATACACGGGGTGGGCCTTGTGCCGCAAACGCTGACCGACGCGGCACGGGTGCTTGGCGCAAACCAGGTGGACATCTTTCGCAAGGTGCTGCTGCCCTATGCCGCGCCGTCCATCATCAACGGCCTGCGCATCGGCCTGGGGGTTTCGTGGATGTGCCTTGTTTCCGCCGAGATGCTGCCGGGCAGCCTTTCCGGCGTGGGCTACCTGATTACGCATGCCTATACCGTGGGCAGAACCGACGTGGTCATAGCGGGCATGATAAGCATCGGCCTTGTGGGCGCGGTGCTGGACAGGATTTTCAGGCTGTATGAAGACAGGAAGTTTGTATGGAAGCGATTGACAAAATAG